The genomic window CGTCCCTGTAGGGGTAGGGCTTGGCCCTACTTAAAGAGAGCGCAGCATGCAGCCCCTACGTCGGAAGGCTTCTAAGGACTGAAGGCTTATGACGCCATAATCTTACTGAAATTCGCAATCCCGCAAAACAGATCTGCAACCTCCTTCAGGATGGCCAAACGGTTCTCCTGCAGGTCTCTATCCTCCGCCATCACCAGAACCTCCTCGAAGAACATATCCACAATGGGGCGAATTGCGGCGATGAGTTGCAGAGCGCGTACGTAGTCGCCGGCTTGCACCAGGTGTTTCGTCTCGGCCCGCAGTGTGGTTGCCTCGCCATGGAGCGCCCGCTCAGCGCTGCTTACGAACCGCCGCGGATCGACCGATTTAGAGAAACCCTTGGGAAGGATTCTGATGACCCGTTTGAAGGCGACTGCCAGCTCTGTAAAATCGGCGTCCTGCCTGAAGGCGGCCAGGGCCTCAGCGCGTTTGCCGGCATCGGACACACGTTCTGCATCGACGGAGAGAGCAGCTTCGGCGAGATCGGCAGGCACACCCCGTTCCATCAGGATTGCTTGAAGCCTGGCCGCCAGAAATCCCATGATTTCCTGTGCCACGCGCTCACGCGGCATCGTCAAACGGTCGCCGAAGAGTTCCAAGCTCTTCTGTACCGGCTGTGAGAGCGGCAGATCGATGCCTGCTTTGAGCAGGATCTGCACGATCCCTTGCCCGTGGCGTCGGAGGGCGTACGGATCTTCCGATCCGCTGGGTATAAGTCCGATGCCGAAACAGCCACAGATCGTGTCGAGCCGGTCGGCCAGGCCCACAAGGGCGCCGACCAATGATTCCGGGAGCCTGTCGCCGGCAAAGCGAGGGAGATAGTGCTCCTCAATCGCCTGCGCCACAACTGCGGAATCCCCGGAGAGCTGAGCATATTCACGACCCATGACCCCTTGCAGGCTTGGGAATTCCTTGACCATCGTGGTGACGAGGTCAGCCTTGCACAACTGCGCTGCTCGACAGGCGTCATGGGCAAGGTGGGGGGCAACCTGCTCGGCCAGATAGGCGGTGAGCTGTGTAAGCCGTTCGACCTTCTCGGACATTGTACCGAGTCGCTCCTGAAAGGTAATCCCCTTCAGTTGAGGTACCCGCTCGCAAAGTTGGACCCTTCGATCCTCTTTAAAAAAGAAAGCTGCGTCTTTCAGCCGCGCTCTCAGGACCCGTTCATTGCCGGCGCGGATCAGGTCCATGTCCTTTGCCTTCATATTGGATATCGTCACGAAATAGGGGAGGAGCTTGCCGGCATTGTCCGTCACCGGAAAGTAGCGCT from Candidatus Methylomirabilota bacterium includes these protein-coding regions:
- the glyS gene encoding glycine--tRNA ligase subunit beta; protein product: MTQELLFEIGIEEIPSSYMTPALRDLEAQARRLFEEHRIAFTGMRVFGTPRRLTLHVERLEQSQGDLVREAVGPSTAVAFDQEGRPTKAALGFARAQGVPVETLRVKTLDRGEYVVAAIVERGARLEEILPVVLPRLITSLSFPKSMRWGQGTFRFVRPIRWLVALYGGRVIPFEIDGVTSGNKTCGHRFLSRGQIRVRSFQDYIEKLEERYVIVSQHRRRELVTKLAIEAAATVGGKPVFDDELVEMVTCLVEYPTVVCGRFEQEYLALPRDVIMTPMRKHQRYFPVTDNAGKLLPYFVTISNMKAKDMDLIRAGNERVLRARLKDAAFFFKEDRRVQLCERVPQLKGITFQERLGTMSEKVERLTQLTAYLAEQVAPHLAHDACRAAQLCKADLVTTMVKEFPSLQGVMGREYAQLSGDSAVVAQAIEEHYLPRFAGDRLPESLVGALVGLADRLDTICGCFGIGLIPSGSEDPYALRRHGQGIVQILLKAGIDLPLSQPVQKSLELFGDRLTMPRERVAQEIMGFLAARLQAILMERGVPADLAEAALSVDAERVSDAGKRAEALAAFRQDADFTELAVAFKRVIRILPKGFSKSVDPRRFVSSAERALHGEATTLRAETKHLVQAGDYVRALQLIAAIRPIVDMFFEEVLVMAEDRDLQENRLAILKEVADLFCGIANFSKIMAS